The proteins below come from a single Candidatus Sysuiplasma jiujiangense genomic window:
- the smc gene encoding chromosome segregation protein SMC: MYLKEITLENFKSFAKKVRVPLHPGYTVITGPNGSGKSNISDAILFVLGPKSSKVIRAGKLTDLIYNGGKSRNAASFVTVSVVFDNSDRTIPIDNDEVVFTRTVKRASDGDDYTSYFYVNERRSSLSEFDALLRDAKLSADGYNFVQQGDITRIIEMGNTERRKILDDIAGITAFDAEIENAEKEKAQVETNLLTAESVLNELRSELRRLESEKKAAERYIAEKKRLDDSRLTLAMKRLATTEEEIKSVTGQIENYESQILKLREEIEKGKEESVRLQEDLRKKDEELNNSGGQEAKELRDRLDAAKIARARNTDASATSRTELEEKKAELSGMKKTLAERQKVLERQKKSLGVMQESLSSLQNEHDSKKNELQELEKKLVEGDDRSQKIQKERNQLVVSVTELQGRIREMQLESDRLADAIDRQAKELALLEEKKSSKDFEFKDIVWKLKETGKSSREKEDELKVCQDSFNIKKKREEALSSAVQELEKELKQVTREYERARAQNDARADARLGNGGALRAVLEARDRGEIKGVYGTVSELCRIEDKFTDAVFSASGSRMQAVIVEDDGVAAACIGLIKRAGLGRLTFLPLNKMIEGRPRGKAVMMQPQTLGFMIDHMSFDEKFRPAMWYVFGDTLVVGGIDELRKLMGGIRLVTLEGDIAEASGAMIGGSLDRTAGKALTEKGKVEELGSRLRGLVAESEEKSAELSSVRSELQVLEERIRSIRSNMGEGTVSLDALNSQKSLIEKELNTFTFEIKKLRDFLSESEKKQAAVKAQLDEAKRKEEELGKRLNSKSEELLADKPREISSRISTLREEVHSLYEQIQNIRLGLGTGRTELQFIEKEVSGLESSISEAKEAIASLDSRISEYDEQAAKSGIEVAALQKMEDELYRSQSSLRAQRDALLQAKISLEAGLSKSSERADTLNDLKIRLKTSIVEIEGRRREIEEEIRVLGEAGAVKLEENLTMEKLKEAIAEAEKTIGSIGGVNMLAIESYDHTRSRCEDLDSEISAFLEKKKSLLHLVEEINKKKRSGLITVFTSINGNFSQIYSQLSGGNEGELVLENSDDPLQGGLLIRVKQKEKKTLRIEALSGGEKSLAALAFIFAIQQYDPSPVYVLDEVDMFLDGINTEAVSKMVRGLSNTAQFLQISLRKVTLNSADRLIGVTKQLSGVSEVFLREMPEDSDMQQAEMQGAEE; encoded by the coding sequence ATGTATCTGAAGGAGATAACGCTTGAAAATTTCAAGTCATTCGCAAAAAAGGTAAGGGTTCCGCTGCACCCCGGTTATACGGTGATAACCGGGCCGAACGGGTCCGGCAAGTCGAACATATCGGATGCAATACTCTTCGTACTGGGACCTAAAAGTTCCAAGGTCATCAGGGCAGGGAAGCTGACCGATCTGATTTACAATGGCGGAAAGTCCAGGAATGCAGCCTCGTTTGTCACGGTGTCCGTCGTGTTTGACAACAGCGACCGGACTATACCAATAGACAATGACGAAGTGGTGTTCACCAGAACGGTGAAGCGTGCATCGGATGGTGACGACTACACCTCCTACTTCTACGTCAACGAGCGGCGCTCCTCCCTTAGCGAATTCGACGCGCTCCTCCGCGATGCGAAGCTCAGTGCGGACGGCTATAATTTCGTCCAGCAGGGGGATATAACAAGGATAATCGAGATGGGCAACACCGAGAGAAGGAAGATTCTTGACGACATAGCAGGCATAACCGCCTTTGATGCCGAGATTGAGAATGCGGAGAAGGAAAAGGCTCAGGTTGAAACGAATCTGCTCACGGCTGAATCGGTGCTCAACGAACTCAGGTCTGAACTCAGGAGGCTGGAATCGGAAAAGAAGGCCGCCGAACGGTACATTGCAGAAAAGAAGAGGCTCGATGATTCACGCCTGACGCTGGCAATGAAAAGGCTGGCGACAACGGAAGAAGAGATTAAATCGGTAACCGGGCAGATTGAAAACTACGAATCGCAGATACTGAAGCTGAGGGAGGAAATTGAAAAAGGGAAGGAGGAATCCGTGAGGCTTCAGGAGGATCTCAGGAAGAAGGACGAGGAACTCAACAATTCGGGCGGGCAGGAAGCAAAGGAACTGAGGGACAGGCTCGATGCTGCAAAAATTGCCAGGGCCAGGAACACGGACGCATCCGCAACATCCCGGACAGAGCTTGAGGAAAAGAAGGCTGAACTTTCAGGAATGAAGAAAACGCTCGCAGAGAGGCAGAAGGTGCTGGAACGCCAGAAGAAATCGCTGGGCGTAATGCAGGAAAGTCTCTCCTCTCTTCAGAATGAGCATGACTCAAAAAAGAATGAGCTCCAGGAGCTGGAAAAGAAGCTCGTGGAGGGAGACGACAGGTCGCAGAAGATCCAGAAGGAGAGGAATCAGCTCGTTGTGAGCGTCACCGAACTGCAGGGCAGGATCAGGGAGATGCAGCTTGAATCCGACAGGCTGGCCGACGCCATCGACAGGCAGGCGAAGGAACTGGCACTGCTGGAGGAAAAGAAGAGTTCAAAGGATTTCGAGTTCAAGGACATCGTGTGGAAACTCAAGGAGACGGGGAAGAGCAGCAGGGAGAAGGAGGACGAGCTTAAGGTATGCCAGGATTCGTTCAATATAAAGAAGAAGCGTGAGGAGGCGCTCTCCTCCGCGGTACAGGAACTGGAGAAGGAGTTAAAGCAGGTAACCAGGGAATATGAAAGGGCAAGGGCTCAGAACGATGCCAGGGCGGATGCAAGGCTCGGAAACGGCGGGGCTCTCAGAGCCGTCCTTGAGGCAAGGGACAGGGGGGAGATAAAGGGCGTATACGGAACAGTTTCCGAACTCTGCAGGATCGAGGACAAATTCACTGATGCAGTATTCTCTGCATCAGGGAGCAGGATGCAGGCGGTCATCGTCGAGGATGATGGCGTGGCGGCCGCATGCATAGGCCTTATCAAGAGGGCGGGTCTCGGCAGACTGACATTTCTGCCGCTCAACAAGATGATAGAGGGAAGACCCAGGGGAAAAGCGGTGATGATGCAGCCCCAGACACTCGGTTTCATGATAGACCACATGTCGTTCGACGAGAAATTCAGGCCGGCGATGTGGTACGTATTCGGGGACACGCTTGTTGTCGGCGGCATTGACGAATTGCGAAAACTGATGGGCGGCATAAGGCTGGTGACGCTTGAAGGCGACATAGCCGAGGCAAGCGGTGCCATGATTGGCGGTTCGCTGGACCGCACAGCGGGAAAGGCGCTTACCGAAAAGGGAAAGGTGGAGGAGCTCGGCTCAAGGCTGCGGGGTCTCGTTGCCGAATCGGAGGAGAAATCGGCCGAACTCTCCTCCGTCCGTTCAGAGCTTCAGGTGCTGGAGGAGAGGATACGCTCGATAAGGTCGAACATGGGAGAGGGAACGGTAAGCCTGGACGCACTCAACTCCCAGAAGTCGCTGATCGAGAAGGAACTGAACACATTCACATTTGAGATAAAGAAGCTCAGGGACTTCCTTTCGGAGAGCGAGAAAAAACAGGCGGCTGTCAAGGCACAGCTTGACGAGGCCAAGAGGAAGGAAGAGGAACTCGGCAAAAGGCTCAACTCAAAATCAGAAGAACTCCTGGCCGACAAGCCCAGGGAAATCAGCAGCCGCATCAGCACGCTCAGGGAGGAGGTACACTCACTCTATGAACAGATTCAGAACATCAGACTGGGTCTGGGCACGGGCAGGACGGAACTGCAGTTCATAGAGAAAGAGGTCTCCGGGCTGGAGAGCAGCATTTCGGAGGCAAAGGAGGCCATTGCCTCCCTCGACTCCAGGATCTCGGAGTATGATGAACAGGCAGCGAAGTCCGGCATAGAGGTTGCTGCCCTCCAGAAGATGGAAGACGAGCTTTACAGATCGCAGTCATCCCTGAGGGCGCAGCGCGACGCCCTGCTTCAGGCGAAGATATCACTTGAAGCCGGGCTGTCGAAATCATCGGAGCGTGCCGACACGCTCAATGACCTGAAGATCAGGCTCAAGACCAGCATAGTGGAAATCGAAGGACGCAGGAGGGAGATTGAAGAGGAAATCAGGGTGCTCGGCGAAGCCGGTGCTGTTAAACTTGAGGAGAACCTGACGATGGAGAAGCTGAAGGAGGCGATTGCAGAGGCCGAAAAGACAATTGGTTCGATCGGCGGTGTCAACATGCTTGCAATCGAAAGTTACGATCACACAAGGTCGAGGTGCGAGGACCTCGATTCCGAAATATCCGCATTCCTAGAAAAGAAGAAGTCGCTTTTACACCTTGTCGAGGAGATAAACAAGAAGAAGAGATCCGGCCTGATCACTGTTTTCACTTCCATAAACGGCAATTTCTCCCAAATCTATTCGCAGCTCTCTGGCGGCAACGAAGGCGAGCTCGTCCTGGAAAATTCCGACGACCCGCTGCAGGGCGGGCTGCTGATACGCGTAAAGCAGAAGGAGAAGAAGACGCTCAGAATCGAGGCTCTGAGCGGCGGTGAAAAGAGTCTTGCCGCGCTTGCCTTTATATTCGCCATACAGCAGTACGACCCTTCCCCCGTCTACGTCCTGGATGAGGTAGACATGTTCCTCGACGGCATAAACACGGAGGCTGTGTCGAAGATGGTCAGGGGACTGTCCAACACTGCCCAGTTCCTGCAGATTTCGCTCAGAAAAGTGACGCTGAACAGCGCCGACAGGCTCATAGGCGTGACAAAGCAGCTTTCAGGCGTGTCCGAGGTGTTCCTGAGGGAGATGCCGGAGGATAGCGATATGCAGCAGGCCGAAATGCAGGGGGCGGAGGAATAG
- a CDS encoding ABC transporter ATP-binding protein, with the protein MPNAIEASRLEKTYHTRRRSVTALQGIDIEVGKGTLFSFLGRNGAGKTTFVKIASTLLVPTSGSVSVLGHDVMLETAQVRENIALVPQDVRPYFHLTPREHSYNYLRIRGFGREEAKSRTEWVMEEMGLSGFADVPALQLSGGLQQRTMVATVLATMAPVIFLDEPTLGMDPVARREVWKLIEEIRQKGSTILLTTHYLDEAERLSEKLAVISRGRVRFTGSVPELKVVVGSDYRAIMSIRAPRELLDGYGKIVEDGNRLLVLTDRKGAMELAERASRANTEISVGPVTLEEAFIQLVGSAEEDET; encoded by the coding sequence ATGCCGAATGCAATCGAAGCGTCAAGGCTTGAAAAAACATACCATACCAGAAGGAGGAGTGTTACTGCTCTCCAGGGAATAGACATAGAAGTGGGAAAAGGCACACTTTTCTCATTTCTCGGCAGGAACGGGGCCGGCAAGACTACATTCGTCAAGATAGCGTCGACGCTCCTGGTGCCGACATCGGGCAGCGTGAGCGTACTCGGCCATGACGTCATGCTTGAAACGGCACAGGTCAGGGAGAACATTGCGCTTGTGCCGCAGGATGTAAGGCCGTATTTCCACCTTACGCCGCGTGAGCATTCTTACAACTACCTGAGGATAAGGGGTTTCGGGAGGGAGGAGGCGAAGAGCAGGACTGAATGGGTCATGGAGGAGATGGGACTGTCCGGCTTCGCTGATGTGCCTGCACTTCAGCTTTCCGGCGGTTTGCAGCAGAGGACGATGGTCGCTACGGTCCTAGCAACGATGGCGCCGGTGATATTCCTCGACGAGCCGACACTGGGTATGGATCCGGTGGCAAGAAGGGAAGTGTGGAAGCTCATTGAGGAGATAAGGCAGAAGGGGTCGACAATCCTTCTAACCACCCATTACCTTGACGAGGCTGAGAGGCTGTCCGAAAAGCTTGCTGTGATCAGCAGAGGCAGGGTCCGTTTTACGGGCAGCGTGCCAGAGCTCAAGGTGGTTGTCGGCTCCGACTACAGGGCGATCATGAGTATCAGGGCACCGAGGGAGCTGCTTGACGGATATGGAAAAATTGTGGAGGACGGAAACAGGCTGCTCGTCCTGACCGACAGGAAGGGGGCAATGGAGCTTGCGGAAAGGGCGAGTCGTGCGAACACCGAAATATCTGTCGGTCCCGTGACGCTTGAAGAGGCATTCATACAGCTGGTCGGGAGCGCGGAGGAAGATGAAACTTAG
- a CDS encoding ABC transporter permease: protein MKLRLQLRAMAILLVLNGLIALRRQTTILISISLSPFTFIYFLYLVSPRAELPYGIVGAIVFTTVFTGNMMLNDAAYARLERHLQALYVASPVRAFSYATGIAISELVFIVPPLAVLFAVLSLVVHLTASVFLSLLGIIFMTWVMSSSLGFMISSFFRQLREIWPIASLVFSVISIIPPIFYPITAIPAGVRWIAYIAPTTYSALLADSVVGITRVSTQTQFFYVAGLLVATLIFMGIAAAFTRWREK, encoded by the coding sequence ATGAAACTTAGGCTCCAGCTCCGGGCAATGGCCATACTGCTCGTGCTCAACGGTCTCATCGCTCTGAGAAGGCAGACGACGATACTGATATCCATATCGCTCTCGCCCTTTACGTTCATCTACTTTCTTTACCTCGTCAGCCCAAGGGCGGAGCTCCCTTACGGCATTGTCGGCGCAATAGTGTTCACGACGGTCTTCACCGGAAACATGATGCTCAATGATGCAGCATATGCACGCCTGGAGCGGCATCTGCAGGCGCTATATGTTGCGTCGCCGGTACGTGCATTCTCATACGCCACGGGGATAGCGATATCGGAGCTCGTGTTCATTGTTCCTCCTCTTGCGGTACTGTTTGCTGTGCTATCCCTGGTCGTGCACCTGACTGCATCTGTTTTCCTTTCCCTGCTCGGCATAATATTCATGACATGGGTGATGTCGTCGAGCCTCGGTTTCATGATATCTTCGTTCTTCAGGCAGCTCAGGGAGATATGGCCGATTGCGAGCCTGGTGTTTTCCGTGATATCGATAATACCGCCGATATTCTATCCCATAACAGCCATACCGGCAGGCGTGCGGTGGATTGCCTACATTGCACCGACAACCTATTCTGCCCTGCTGGCCGACAGTGTGGTGGGGATAACAAGGGTGTCCACGCAGACACAGTTCTTCTATGTCGCCGGACTACTCGTTGCAACGCTCATTTTCATGGGAATCGCGGCTGCCTTCACCAGGTGGAGGGAAAAGTAG
- a CDS encoding glycosyltransferase, with product MHSFSLAVSIAAALLVLLYFPIAIMQDWLLIRNRKTFRIECDHSASAEQGRRVLCVVTTSGQNPMVVEHILSVLRSYNLSIELFVIKEEKDRFTYSATEITVPGAYETGNRTKHKMRALQYGIEHLHYLGYDRETYICHLDDDSLVTEEYLEHIFRMKEEAGQGFLRLRKTGVHMLSTLADMVRVSNCDSFCHFFNAGGHPKSVHGEGLVIRADVEYQLGWDYGTYGADDLIMGQLIVKQGYSFGFIPHPIFIAPPVSARDFYKQRRRWIMSILWSSRRIREIDAVTMDWFLYRYAVGWTGVLGIVVFAFGLLEGFMLPLPVEAMLVFNLLSYFLFYQYGSARTSKKYMIPMALLQFPVALYEGGTLIYSLLFPPARDSFDVITKV from the coding sequence ATGCATTCATTCTCCCTTGCTGTCTCTATTGCTGCAGCCCTCCTCGTCCTGCTCTATTTTCCCATTGCGATAATGCAGGACTGGCTGCTCATCAGGAACAGAAAGACATTCAGAATAGAATGCGACCATTCAGCCAGCGCGGAACAGGGAAGACGTGTACTGTGTGTTGTCACGACAAGCGGGCAGAATCCCATGGTCGTCGAGCACATACTCTCAGTGTTACGCTCCTACAACCTTAGCATAGAGCTCTTCGTGATTAAGGAGGAAAAGGACAGATTCACCTATTCAGCGACCGAAATCACAGTTCCGGGTGCCTATGAAACAGGCAACAGGACAAAACACAAAATGAGGGCCCTGCAGTACGGCATAGAGCATCTGCATTACCTCGGATACGACAGGGAGACCTACATATGCCACCTTGATGACGACTCCCTCGTCACGGAAGAGTATCTTGAGCACATCTTCAGGATGAAGGAGGAGGCGGGACAGGGTTTCCTGCGGCTCAGAAAGACCGGCGTGCATATGCTCTCGACGCTCGCCGACATGGTCAGAGTGTCAAATTGCGATTCATTCTGTCATTTCTTCAATGCAGGTGGCCACCCCAAATCCGTTCATGGAGAGGGGCTGGTGATAAGAGCTGATGTGGAATATCAGCTCGGATGGGATTACGGAACGTATGGTGCGGATGACCTCATCATGGGGCAGCTCATAGTAAAGCAGGGGTACTCGTTCGGCTTCATCCCCCATCCCATATTCATTGCACCGCCAGTGTCCGCCAGGGACTTCTACAAGCAGAGAAGGCGCTGGATCATGTCGATCCTCTGGTCGAGCAGGAGAATCAGGGAAATAGATGCGGTGACGATGGACTGGTTTCTATACAGGTACGCAGTGGGGTGGACTGGCGTGCTCGGCATCGTCGTTTTCGCCTTCGGATTACTGGAAGGGTTTATGCTCCCTCTCCCGGTGGAGGCCATGCTTGTATTCAACCTGCTCAGCTATTTCCTCTTTTATCAGTATGGTTCAGCGAGAACTTCAAAGAAGTACATGATCCCCATGGCGCTGCTCCAGTTTCCGGTTGCGCTCTATGAGGGCGGAACACTGATCTATTCGCTCCTGTTTCCACCGGCCAGGGACTCGTTCGACGTCATAACAAAGGTCTGA
- a CDS encoding MFS transporter: MSTGGNSQPNTGTRSNAVLTSILSSRIAYALNWYTTAPALVTIALAYGVSSTLSGLITSSFLLAVGIFQIPAGVLSSRFGAKQTAMNGLLVLSVFSIATPFAPSYLILLLFRFIAGAGAALFFSPAVGILSSFFSRERRTHVIGYYNAAFDLGAGVAILFWPYIIKFTDWQIGVIAGGAIALATYFASMYTIRMEDAIENVSAGVTPAEIAAVLKNRNVWFIALGFVGVWGAYTATSSYLYIYSVDYLKIDTFGASILSSLILFIGLIGGVLSGPLHRNMKNARKLLVVSVIAFTLSMLFFLSGSVIGAVAGSILTGILFTAGVSITYALPAHMPSIGLKNIPLAVSLVNGIQVIGGFWVPFVYSAIAFSYGFEYAWLSMVIISVAFLPFYLLLPDMAG; the protein is encoded by the coding sequence ATGTCCACCGGCGGGAACAGTCAGCCGAATACCGGAACGAGGAGCAATGCGGTTCTCACCTCCATTCTCTCTTCAAGGATTGCCTACGCCCTGAACTGGTACACTACAGCCCCGGCACTGGTCACCATTGCGCTGGCGTACGGCGTTTCATCGACGCTGTCGGGGCTGATAACTTCATCGTTTCTGCTGGCGGTGGGCATATTCCAGATTCCTGCCGGCGTCCTTTCCTCGAGGTTTGGCGCGAAGCAGACTGCCATGAACGGCCTGCTTGTGCTCTCTGTCTTCAGCATCGCCACCCCGTTTGCGCCCAGCTACCTCATCCTTCTGCTGTTCCGGTTCATTGCAGGTGCTGGAGCGGCCCTGTTCTTTTCTCCCGCGGTCGGCATACTTTCATCCTTCTTCAGCAGGGAGAGGCGGACACATGTCATAGGCTACTACAATGCTGCATTTGATCTCGGCGCCGGCGTTGCCATACTCTTCTGGCCGTACATAATCAAGTTCACGGACTGGCAGATAGGCGTCATCGCCGGCGGCGCGATTGCACTTGCGACCTATTTTGCCAGCATGTACACAATACGTATGGAGGATGCCATTGAGAACGTTTCCGCCGGTGTCACGCCCGCGGAAATCGCCGCTGTGCTGAAGAACAGGAATGTCTGGTTCATTGCGCTCGGATTTGTCGGTGTATGGGGTGCATACACCGCGACAAGCTCATATCTCTATATCTATTCGGTGGACTACCTGAAAATCGACACCTTCGGCGCGAGCATCCTTTCCTCGCTCATACTGTTCATCGGCCTGATCGGAGGTGTGCTGAGCGGTCCGCTGCACAGAAACATGAAGAATGCGCGCAAGCTTCTGGTGGTGAGCGTGATCGCATTCACCCTCTCGATGCTCTTCTTCCTGTCCGGCTCTGTGATCGGTGCCGTTGCAGGCAGCATACTCACAGGCATACTCTTCACTGCCGGCGTGTCCATAACATACGCACTTCCTGCGCATATGCCATCTATCGGCCTGAAAAACATACCGCTGGCGGTCAGTCTGGTGAACGGAATCCAGGTCATCGGCGGTTTCTGGGTTCCGTTCGTTTACAGTGCAATTGCATTCAGCTACGGTTTCGAATACGCCTGGCTTTCGATGGTAATAATCTCTGTCGCCTTCCTGCCATTCTACCTGCTCCTGCCGGATATGGCAGGATGA
- a CDS encoding DUF488 family protein, giving the protein MPLKIKRIYDVPESSDGYRLLVDRLWPRGLSKEKASIDEWLRDIAPSDELRKWFSHDRERWNEFRAKYWKELEGKNTLVEAIRERAARGMVTLLYSTRETVANNAAALKEFIERTDVRGRKKK; this is encoded by the coding sequence ATGCCGTTAAAAATAAAGAGAATATATGATGTGCCGGAAAGTTCGGATGGATACAGGCTGCTTGTCGACAGGCTCTGGCCCAGGGGGCTCTCAAAGGAGAAAGCGTCCATCGATGAATGGCTGAGGGACATAGCGCCGTCCGACGAACTCAGAAAATGGTTTTCGCACGACAGGGAGCGGTGGAATGAATTCAGGGCAAAATACTGGAAGGAGCTGGAGGGGAAAAATACGCTTGTCGAAGCCATCAGGGAGAGAGCGGCAAGGGGAATGGTCACGCTGCTCTATTCAACCAGGGAGACCGTTGCCAACAACGCCGCCGCACTTAAAGAGTTCATAGAGCGGACCGATGTCAGGGGAAGGAAGAAAAAATGA
- a CDS encoding DUF202 domain-containing protein → MEEGKSHVTDHMANVRTYLAWIRTGITVIALGFVVAKFGIIIKELVPSAPTTTYHLSSAIGIALVVAGGFMQIMALRTFLVNKRSIEAGDYSPSSLGEIATGIISFFIAVVLIVYLILTL, encoded by the coding sequence ATGGAAGAGGGTAAATCCCATGTGACGGATCACATGGCCAATGTGCGGACATACCTCGCATGGATTCGCACAGGCATAACCGTTATTGCGCTGGGCTTCGTCGTTGCAAAATTCGGCATCATAATCAAGGAACTGGTTCCGTCCGCGCCGACAACAACATACCACCTTTCATCAGCAATAGGGATAGCACTCGTTGTTGCCGGGGGTTTCATGCAGATAATGGCGCTCAGAACATTCCTTGTCAACAAAAGGAGCATCGAGGCAGGGGATTATTCACCTTCGTCGCTTGGAGAGATAGCGACAGGCATCATTTCCTTCTTTATCGCGGTCGTGCTGATAGTTTATCTCATACTGACGCTATGA
- a CDS encoding TraB/GumN family protein: MITLVGVGHVFNIGDAVRSVIFQERPAAVCLELDEERLAGLLANVRRQAGDGQSRVYRSLGDFQAKVASSYGTTVGSEMLAANEAASLLGVPVHCIDMKASEFFDRAFKSMSLKEKIYLVLNSVAAKFAGRKRIEGELEQYQENDTAYIDQFGKKFPSLKRVLIDERNEYMASGIRKLAGDSSNVVAVIGDGHVEGVSRLLSGYPVKLIRLKELRAMQESLTDTGLSRNRGNSGVSFSFSYR; the protein is encoded by the coding sequence GTGATTACACTAGTCGGAGTAGGTCATGTATTCAACATAGGGGACGCTGTCAGGTCCGTGATATTCCAGGAGAGGCCGGCAGCCGTCTGTCTTGAGCTTGACGAGGAGAGGCTGGCAGGGCTCCTTGCAAATGTCAGGCGGCAGGCGGGAGACGGACAGAGCAGGGTTTACAGATCACTCGGCGACTTCCAGGCGAAGGTTGCAAGCAGTTACGGCACCACTGTCGGGTCAGAAATGCTTGCAGCCAACGAGGCGGCCTCGCTCCTTGGCGTCCCCGTCCACTGCATCGACATGAAGGCGTCCGAGTTCTTCGACAGGGCATTCAAATCCATGTCACTGAAGGAGAAGATATACCTCGTTCTGAACTCAGTTGCGGCGAAATTTGCGGGGCGGAAGAGGATCGAGGGGGAGCTTGAACAGTATCAGGAAAATGATACGGCATACATAGATCAGTTTGGGAAGAAATTCCCGTCGCTTAAGAGAGTCCTGATAGACGAAAGGAATGAATACATGGCATCGGGGATACGCAAACTTGCCGGAGACAGCAGCAATGTTGTTGCGGTGATAGGGGACGGACATGTCGAGGGGGTAAGCAGACTGCTCTCGGGTTATCCGGTTAAACTTATTAGACTGAAGGAGTTGCGAGCAATGCAGGAGAGCCTCACGGATACGGGGCTCTCGAGAAACAGGGGAAACAGCGGGGTTTCATTCTCATTCAGCTACAGATGA
- a CDS encoding SMC-Scp complex subunit ScpB, with protein sequence MNLEEKLLVIEAMLFSSGRPLHPGEISASSGIEVAEVRKALRKLKRIYDGRSTSVEILRIGEKYSMQLRKEFQVSARTVAPTGLSKDLLNTISVIAYYQPVLQSELARKIGPRIYESVAKLRDLGLVSVRSKAHSLELTTSSRFAEFFGIEARNSSEVRQYFEKLLSEKR encoded by the coding sequence ATGAATTTGGAGGAAAAGCTGCTCGTCATCGAAGCAATGCTCTTTTCATCCGGCAGGCCGCTGCATCCCGGGGAGATATCCGCGAGTTCCGGCATCGAGGTAGCCGAGGTCAGGAAGGCGCTTAGAAAACTTAAGCGCATTTATGACGGCAGGAGCACTTCCGTCGAGATACTGCGCATAGGTGAAAAGTACTCCATGCAGCTCAGGAAGGAATTCCAGGTGAGCGCCAGGACGGTTGCGCCGACGGGCCTTTCGAAGGATCTGCTCAACACGATATCGGTGATTGCATACTACCAGCCTGTGCTGCAGAGCGAACTCGCCCGGAAAATCGGCCCCAGGATATATGAGAGCGTCGCAAAACTGCGCGACCTCGGCCTCGTCAGTGTTAGGTCGAAGGCCCATTCTCTTGAACTGACAACAAGTTCCAGGTTTGCTGAATTCTTCGGCATAGAGGCGAGGAACAGCTCCGAGGTCAGGCAGTATTTTGAAAAGCTTCTGTCCGAGAAGCGGTGA
- a CDS encoding 30S ribosomal protein S17e, with product MGNIRPTYIKRVAVELVSRYPTLFTADYEHNKQIVAKLTDVKSIMMRNKIAGYATTFRKRPRL from the coding sequence ATGGGCAATATCAGACCTACGTACATAAAAAGGGTGGCGGTCGAGCTGGTCAGCAGATACCCCACGCTCTTCACGGCAGACTATGAGCACAATAAGCAGATCGTTGCCAAACTTACAGATGTCAAGTCCATCATGATGAGAAACAAGATAGCAGGCTACGCGACGACATTCAGGAAGAGGCCCAGGCTCTGA